A window of the Gemmatirosa kalamazoonensis genome harbors these coding sequences:
- a CDS encoding bifunctional helix-turn-helix transcriptional regulator/GNAT family N-acetyltransferase: MSTVPTDPVPADAVAAVRRFNRFYTRLVGALDEGHLATEHSLAEARVLYELAHRDAPTATEVGRDLRLDAGYLSRIVRRLERAGLVTRAASTDDARRRHLRLTEAGRAAAVDLEARAHHDVASHVAALPAPDHPRLLAAMRTIESLLGRADQTAIVLRDPRPGDYGWVIARNGALYAREYGWDVTYEALVARIVADFAAGFDPRVERCWIAERDGENVGCIFCVRHPERPGVAKLRLLLVEPSARGAGLGARLVRECIAFARSAGYHTMTLWTNSVLASARRIYQAAGFQLVEETPNRMFGHELVGQTWELTLR, encoded by the coding sequence ATGTCCACCGTCCCCACCGATCCGGTCCCGGCCGACGCGGTCGCCGCCGTGCGGCGCTTCAATCGGTTCTACACGCGGCTCGTCGGGGCGCTCGACGAGGGACATCTCGCCACCGAGCACTCGCTGGCCGAGGCGCGGGTGCTCTACGAGCTGGCGCATCGCGACGCGCCGACGGCGACGGAGGTCGGCCGCGATCTCCGCCTCGACGCCGGCTATCTGAGCCGCATCGTGCGCCGACTCGAGCGTGCGGGGCTCGTCACCCGCGCCGCGTCGACCGACGACGCGCGCCGGCGCCATCTCCGACTCACCGAGGCGGGACGCGCCGCCGCCGTCGACCTCGAGGCGCGTGCCCACCACGACGTCGCGTCGCACGTCGCGGCGCTGCCCGCCCCCGACCACCCGCGCCTGCTCGCCGCGATGCGCACGATCGAATCGCTGCTCGGCCGCGCCGACCAGACGGCGATCGTGCTCCGCGATCCGCGGCCGGGCGACTACGGGTGGGTCATCGCGCGCAACGGCGCGCTCTACGCCCGGGAGTACGGCTGGGACGTCACGTACGAGGCGCTCGTGGCGCGCATCGTCGCCGACTTCGCCGCGGGCTTCGATCCACGTGTGGAGCGCTGCTGGATCGCGGAGCGCGACGGCGAGAACGTGGGGTGCATCTTCTGCGTCAGGCACCCGGAGCGTCCCGGCGTCGCGAAGCTGCGGCTCCTGCTCGTCGAGCCGTCGGCGCGCGGCGCGGGGCTCGGTGCGCGACTCGTGCGCGAGTGCATCGCGTTCGCGCGGTCGGCCGGCTATCACACGATGACGCTGTGGACGAACAGCGTGCTCGCCTCGGCGCGGCGGATCTACCAGGCGGCGGGGTTCCAGCTCGTCGAGGAGACGCCGAACCGGATGTTCGGGCACGAGCTGGTGGGGCAGACGTGGGAGCTGACACTCCGATGA
- a CDS encoding phage holin family protein, translated as MAARPAPHVDPDAAIPDLVRRLTDDSKRLVRDEVRLAKLETADSLRRSARGALWLGLAFGAGVVALTALTVMLVSLVGRLAGRHYWVGALVVGVLELVVALLLVKRGLRTLSAPSYTFEESREELRGTVSWAKSVQAH; from the coding sequence GTGGCCGCCCGTCCCGCTCCGCACGTCGACCCCGACGCCGCGATCCCGGACCTCGTCCGGCGACTCACCGACGATTCCAAGCGCCTCGTGCGCGACGAGGTGCGGCTCGCGAAGCTCGAGACCGCGGACAGCCTCCGCCGCAGCGCCCGCGGCGCGCTGTGGCTCGGCCTCGCGTTCGGCGCCGGCGTCGTCGCGCTCACCGCGCTCACCGTGATGCTCGTATCGCTCGTCGGACGGCTCGCCGGGCGGCACTATTGGGTCGGCGCGCTCGTCGTCGGCGTGCTGGAGCTCGTCGTGGCGCTGCTGCTCGTGAAGCGCGGGCTCCGCACGCTGAGCGCGCCGTCGTACACGTTCGAGGAGTCGCGCGAGGAGCTGCGCGGCACGGTCAGCTGGGCGAAGAGCGTACAGGCGCACTGA
- a CDS encoding metal-dependent transcriptional regulator: MPNEAALTAPVEDYLKAVYELERRFGGAAATNALAERLGVAPASVTGMVRRLADQGLLEYERYRGVRLTDAGRLAALRTLRRHRIIESYLATVLGYPWDRVHGEAERLEHAASDELIDRMAAALGDPAFDPHGAPIPTRDGAVDERRLTALCDVGAGQRARVVRVSDDDDGMLRYLAELGLLPGAAVTVVERAPYDGPVTVDVSGRAVAVGTAVAEAVLVEVDG; the protein is encoded by the coding sequence GTGCCTAACGAAGCGGCCCTCACCGCCCCGGTCGAGGACTACCTGAAGGCGGTGTACGAGCTGGAGCGCCGCTTCGGCGGCGCGGCGGCCACGAACGCGCTCGCCGAACGGCTCGGCGTCGCACCGGCGTCGGTGACGGGGATGGTGCGGCGGCTCGCCGACCAGGGGCTGCTCGAGTACGAGCGCTATCGCGGCGTGCGCCTCACCGACGCCGGCCGCCTCGCCGCGCTCCGCACGCTGCGGCGCCACCGCATCATCGAGAGCTACCTCGCGACGGTGCTCGGCTACCCGTGGGACCGCGTGCACGGGGAGGCGGAGCGGCTGGAGCACGCGGCGTCGGACGAGCTGATCGACCGCATGGCGGCCGCGTTAGGCGATCCGGCGTTCGACCCGCACGGTGCGCCGATCCCGACGCGCGACGGCGCGGTGGACGAGCGGCGGCTCACCGCGCTGTGCGACGTCGGCGCGGGCCAGCGCGCGCGCGTGGTGCGGGTGAGCGACGACGACGACGGCATGCTGCGCTACCTCGCCGAGCTCGGGCTGCTCCCGGGCGCGGCGGTCACGGTGGTCGAGCGCGCGCCGTACGACGGGCCGGTGACGGTGGACGTGAGCGGGCGAGCGGTCGCCGTCGGTACGGCGGTGGCGGAGGCGGTGCTGGTGGAGGTCGACGGATGA
- a CDS encoding universal stress protein, with protein sequence MTVYARILVPLEHSPYDAAILEHIRPLARLCGSALVLIHVADGWAARNLKQLDLRESEEMQKDRAYLDQVCADLSRDGFDTDALLATGDPANEILAAVERERCDLIAMATHGHRLVGDIVYGSVANTVRHRASVPVLLVRGHAGAGVHRA encoded by the coding sequence ATGACCGTCTACGCTCGCATCCTCGTTCCACTCGAGCACTCGCCGTACGACGCGGCGATCCTCGAGCACATTCGCCCGCTCGCGCGGCTGTGCGGGTCGGCGCTCGTCCTCATCCACGTCGCCGACGGCTGGGCCGCGCGGAACCTCAAGCAGCTCGACCTGCGCGAGTCGGAGGAGATGCAGAAGGACCGCGCCTATCTGGACCAGGTGTGCGCCGACCTGTCGCGCGACGGCTTCGACACCGACGCCCTGCTCGCGACCGGCGACCCGGCGAACGAGATCCTCGCCGCCGTGGAGCGCGAGCGCTGCGACTTGATCGCGATGGCGACGCACGGGCACCGCCTGGTCGGCGACATCGTCTACGGCAGCGTGGCGAACACCGTCCGGCACCGCGCCTCAGTCCCGGTGCTGCTCGTGCGCGGCCACGCGGGCGCCGGGGTGCACCGTGCCTAA